GCCGCAGCCCAGACGATTCCACTGGTGACCTCTTCACCTATGCCAAACGGTAATACCGAATACGCGCTGGGCATTCAGATACTCATGGTAATGACTGTCCTGACTCTGCTGCCGGCCATGTTGATCACCATGACGGCATTCACGCGGATTTTGATAGTGCTGGCAATACTTCGTCAGGCGATGGGTACGGCACAGACGCCCTCTAACCAGATCATCTTGGGTCTCTCACTCTTTCTTACCTTATTTGTAATGTCCCCAGTCATTGACCTCATATGGGCACAGGCTCTGAGTCCATACCTCGATGGTCAAATGGGGTTTGAGGACGCTCTGAATACGGCGCAGGTGCCACTTCGTGAATTCATGTTCACGCAAACACGTGA
The Candidatus Paraluminiphilus aquimaris genome window above contains:
- the fliP gene encoding flagellar type III secretion system pore protein FliP (The bacterial flagellar biogenesis protein FliP forms a type III secretion system (T3SS)-type pore required for flagellar assembly.), whose protein sequence is MRFLKLSLALLFVLLPSIAAAQTIPLVTSSPMPNGNTEYALGIQILMVMTVLTLLPAMLITMTAFTRILIVLAILRQAMGTAQTPSNQIILGLSLFLTLFVMSPVIDLIWAQALSPYLDGQMGFEDALNTAQVPLREFMFTQTRESDLAMFAELGGYGAFASQDDVPLFVLLPSFLTSELKTAFQIGFLLFVPFLVIDLVVAAVLMSMGMMMLSPIIISLPFKLMLFVLIDGWSLISATLVSSFAL